The following are encoded in a window of Gramella sp. MT6 genomic DNA:
- a CDS encoding CvpA family protein — protein sequence MNTVDIILSLVLLYGLVRGFFRGLLAELASLVGIVAGIYGAIHFSQFVGDFLSNHVNWEARYINLAGFAITFIVIVFLVSLAGKMLTKVAGFAALGIVNKLLGGVFGLIKSAFIASVIIMFFKATNEQIEIVEDQTLEESVLYEPVEEIAPVILPSIIKQVKERDLLNDDEEDHLSIK from the coding sequence ATGAATACCGTGGATATTATCTTAAGTCTGGTACTTTTATATGGATTAGTACGAGGCTTTTTTAGAGGATTACTGGCAGAACTCGCCTCTTTGGTCGGAATTGTCGCTGGAATTTATGGCGCCATTCACTTTTCCCAGTTTGTTGGTGATTTTCTATCTAACCATGTAAACTGGGAAGCCAGGTATATAAATCTGGCTGGTTTCGCCATCACTTTTATCGTCATAGTATTTCTCGTTTCTCTTGCCGGAAAAATGCTGACCAAAGTGGCTGGTTTTGCAGCCCTTGGGATAGTAAACAAACTTCTGGGCGGAGTATTCGGATTGATTAAATCTGCCTTTATTGCCAGTGTGATCATTATGTTCTTTAAAGCAACTAATGAGCAGATCGAAATTGTAGAAGACCAGACCCTGGAAGAATCTGTCCTTTATGAACCGGTAGAAGAAATTGCACCAGTGATACTTCCCTCCATCATTAAACAGGTAAAAGAACGAGATCTTTTGAATGATGATGAGGAAGATCATCTTTCTATAAAATAA
- a CDS encoding carbonic anhydrase family protein, whose translation MIKEIINKEKQDKLTPDSVLMDLMAGNKRFTEHKMHERDYSSQIEKTSGGQWPQAVILGCIDSRVAVETVFDQGIGDIFVARVAGNFENTDILGSMEYSCKVAGSKLVMVLGHEGCGAVKAACDNVELGNITHLLSNIKPAVEATETDGERSSKNNSFVAGVVENNVKLTMNRIREKSPILKEMEENGEIKIVGGVYSISTGKVTLL comes from the coding sequence ATGATCAAAGAGATAATAAATAAAGAAAAACAGGATAAACTAACTCCAGATTCAGTATTGATGGATCTTATGGCTGGGAACAAAAGGTTCACAGAACATAAGATGCATGAAAGGGATTATAGTTCGCAAATTGAAAAAACAAGTGGCGGGCAATGGCCGCAAGCTGTAATTCTTGGGTGTATAGATTCAAGAGTTGCCGTAGAGACCGTTTTTGATCAGGGAATCGGAGATATATTCGTAGCTCGGGTGGCAGGAAATTTTGAGAATACCGATATTCTAGGAAGTATGGAATATTCCTGTAAGGTTGCCGGTAGCAAATTAGTAATGGTGCTGGGTCATGAAGGATGTGGTGCTGTAAAAGCTGCCTGTGACAATGTAGAACTTGGTAATATAACACACCTGTTAAGCAATATTAAGCCGGCTGTAGAGGCAACTGAAACCGATGGTGAAAGAAGTTCAAAGAACAATTCTTTTGTTGCCGGTGTTGTGGAAAACAATGTTAAGTTAACCATGAACAGGATCAGGGAAAAAAGCCCTATCCTAAAGGAAATGGAGGAAAATGGAGAAATTAAGATCGTAGGAGGAGTATATTCTATCTCTACGGGAAAAGTTACTCTGCTTTAA